The Helianthus annuus cultivar XRQ/B chromosome 11, HanXRQr2.0-SUNRISE, whole genome shotgun sequence region gtccctgtggtttaggtcattttgctagtttAGCTCAAAGctttcatttttcacctgtgggtccaaaaaggttttaccgttgccattttagtccactggttACCTTCATCCATTAGTTCCGTTaatgagaagggcaattcggtcattttaaatgGCTGAATTGCCTTTCTACTTAACAGAGTTACATATAAAATaactgaattgcccttctcgttacagaaaaaatggatgaagttaacccagtggactaaatggcaatggtgaaactTTTTTTGACCCACGgacgaaaaataaaacctttggactaaactggtaaaattgTCCAAActacatggactaaaatgacactTAAGTCTAAAAAATATTATAGAAAAATGAGCATATAAAAACATTACAAGATGTGTCTAGCTAGTTGACCCGTCACTATCTTGTTTAACATTTGTTTTCAGTATCATATCATAAAGTATTAGTATACGGATATGATTGAAAAAACTATTATTAAACTTTGGTATACTTTAATGGACCCCTTTAATTCCTtttaacaaaaagttaaaaattttacACCTGTCTAGAGTACATAATATGAATCCACCTTGGTTCAGATAAAGGATGTGATGCCTTTATCTTACAATCATGCTCAATAATAAATTTCAATGTGCCACTACAACTACACCACCCCAATCTACATACTTACTGTATAAACAGTGAAAAAAGTTATATGAGCCGTATAGCCTTCTTCAGTTACCAGTGGCGGATTCAGGAATTTTTTGCGTAGTGTTCCTTTTAGCAGATTTTCACTAATTCTTAGtaattttttccaaatcatacaaagTTTCCACTATTTTTTCTAAACCGAGagggttcctgggaacccacaAAACACCCCTGGATCCGCGCCTGTCAGTGATGCACTATTTCATATTCAATCATTTGGTGTAATTCTAATAGATCATATGACACATATGATTTGTAATAACACCCCCCCCCCTATAGTTAGCCGCTATAACACTCACACACAGGGGCGGAGATATTGTAGAAGCAAGAGAAGCACGGGCTACCCTTCAACTCCTTCTCAagagtgtaaaaatacccctcaaCTCTGTCACGTAGtataaaatttttatttatttttttctgtATATACAAATGATACccctgatttaaaaaaaaaaaagaaaaaaaaactaggAAACCCCTGAATTTTTGGCTTGATCCGCCAGTGATCATGCGAGTGGTATAACCCGTCATACCACATGTATAACTCATACAACCCGTATGATATTTCTGTGGTGGTTAGTATGTTAGTGGTGTACGTATAATCCAAcctatttttccaaaaaaaatcaaaaaataatttcGAATTCTCACCATGTCATTAGTGACAAACTTAAGTAGCAAGCAAGCGACAGTAGATCCAAGCAACTGagcaataacataaacaacaccaCGAATAAAACTGATGTTCCCACCAACAAAGGCGCCAAAGGTGACAGCAGGGTTAACATGTCCACCAGAGATATTGGCACCAACCGAAACCGCAACGAACAGGGCAAGTGCGTGAGCGATCGCAGCCGCCAAGAGGCCAGTTGGGGTTGCCGCACCATCGTTAGTAAGCTTGGCGAATGCCATGCCAGAACCTGAACCGGCAAACACGAAAATGAGGGTGGAGATGAACTCAGCTAACCCGGCCTTAATAGTATCCGGGTGACTGAACTCATGGTGTTGTCCGATGGCGATTGAACGGATCGGCATGGTGGAGGTTGATCGGACGGTGGAGATAGGGAGGAGAGGGGTTGTGGTTCCACTTTGCATGTAGTGAGGTCGTTATATAGTGGTTTAGGGTTTGTATTTTACCTGCTACAGCCGGTTTACCGGTCACAAACGCTCTCCCTCGTtagttttttaaatttaaaaacccTTGTTTACatataaataaaaatagaatAAACAAAAATTAGCTAGAGGGTTGTGTTTAGTTAGCAGTTTTAAAATGTGtactaaaaatgtttttttttttaaatggtagAGGGTTACGGTCTTATGGTGGACGTTAACGTAAATTTAGAAATTGGTTTAGAAAGTATGTGAGTTTGCGGTTAAAAAAGTTACTAATAGTGTTTTTAGATTAAATTTGTAATACAAACTGTATAAAAAAGTTGATATAAAATATAAGAAAACTATTATGGAAAACTAAACATTATATTTCATATTTATGGAAAACTAAACATTATATCTCATCTAATTAGTTTTAATAGTGTAATTTTAACTAATATAGGAAACTAAAAAAATCCATTTAATGTCAACAACTTCAGGTTTTTATTAATGTTCATTGTCATCACTGcctttttttctttcaaaattatTTGTAAAATTCAGATTAGTTTTTACTATCCTAAAAAAGAAACTTGCATAAAAAGTCACTAATCTTTCAACAAAAATATCCTTTTTGTAACAAAGTTATATGTGTTTTTATAAACCGTTCTACcgttatttttttgtttttatatatattaaaataataatttttattatttttattattataaaatgctATTAATATTCAAAATATTGTTTATGATTCTAATAGGGGTGGAGTGGTTGAGAGTTGAAGCAGCTAGAAATAAGACGAGGCGGGTTGGGGTTGCTACATACCTAATCACTAGAAAATTTTCTTTTTCAactcatattttttttttgatgaaaCTAAACTTCCAACCATGAATTAATCCAAAACGTAACCGAAGAACCGATTCAAACTATGAATACTTTTACAATACAAAACCTTTCGTAAGAAACTTAACTTTATGTCCCTCTATAAAAGAACCATGAAGTTATTAAAAAGTCTGGTCCGAACCTAATTATAACCTTTCTTGTTTGACCCGGTTCATTGGAATTCTCCTGTGTTAGCAGAAGTTGATTTCGGTCGTCCATTTATAGATCCCATAACCAAAACTGAAATTAATGGATCGAAAGCTTTGcatattatattatttttgttgTTTATTGTAAAATATACATTAGATAGTTACTAAGTTTCAATATGGTTTCACTAAAGTAATCCGAAAAATAGATTTTCTTTCACATCACTGAAGTTTTCATGTTGTTTAAAAATTTTACATAGATGTTAAATGGAATAAATATAAAATTTAGTTCACATGTATTGAACTTTTCTTTGGTAAAGATTTATTACTTTTGTTaaactttaaaaataaattacTTATAAGCAGTAATCATGTTTTATAGCTATGTTATTTAAGTCACTCAATTTGATTAATTATACTACTGTTTAAAACTAAATAATATTAAAGTTTAATTAAAATTTTAAGGTATTAGAAAAGGTTAGAACAAAAGAGatgaaaagtcaacaaaaagtagTTAACAATAAACAGAAATTACACGTTTCATTATTGAACCCTCTCGTGAAGTAAGGATGTGCATGCATGGTTCAGTTTGATTCGGGTTTTATCCTTAACCATAACTATGACCGCTAGCTTCGGTTATGAAGTATGGTggttatggtttggttttggttaatttcggttattTAACCAAacaatgtttgaaataaataagggGGTGCATTAGGAGCGTGCACGGTTTGGACTTTGCTTGAGCCTTCTTTTATAAGATAACCAAAATTGCACTTTTTATTACTAACttacttttatcttagtaaaaaaCATCTATATGGTTAGCATAAAGCATAAATCCATTATATAGAGTTAAAATGACAagttcggtttcggttatttcggttaacCAAAACTTTATAATAACCATAATTGATTGGTCAGTTAAtcaaagtttcataaccataactATCAGTTATATCGGTTAATAGTGGTTTGGTTATATCAATTATAGCTCGGTTATCCGTTATGACGGTTAATTTACTCACCCCTATTGTAAAGTACATACCCCAAAATTTGTATTGTTTCATGATGAAATGGAATATACTGTATTTAGAATCAATTAAATGTTTTGATTTACACTCTTATAACAATTATCATTGATTATTTTAGCTTTATTTGGGTGGTACATACTTTTATCTTTTGTCTTTTAAGATGAAATTAAACGTTCAACTTTGGCATGTGTTATAATTAGAGAGATATTGATGTAGTTTAGGAGCAAAATAAGATTTATTGTTCAAAAATCCGATTATAAGTAAAAtggttatatattaaaaataaaagaataaGTTCAATGAACAAAACTAATGTGTAACAATATTTCATagtagaaaaaaataataaatatgtgtCATGATcttaaataaagttttaaaatTTGTTATTATACAAACTGTATAACCTTTGATTTTGTCTACAACTTGCTTTACTCTAATTAAGAAATCTTTCTATACttataaatgaaaatctttttttaAACACGTATCATTTTCTGATATTTTGTCAccttatttttctatttatctctcaaaataaataataataataattttaaacaaaatataaGATAAGAATAAATGTTTAGATAAGgataaatatttgtttttattatgatcatattaaataataataataataattttaaacaaaaaattagataagaatatacacgtttatttttattatactcatattaaataataataataataataataataatagtttaaacaaaaaattaggtaagaatacatatttaacatagtaaaatgttataataaataaatattacaaTAAAGTTCATTCATAAAGATAAATTTTGACGACTGTACGTGTTAACATATGATATTATAATTTACTAAACATAtgcaatatacgagtttttttaaagttatattttttattatttgttatataaaattatatttatgcaaaattaaaaaaacaaagtaaaatgttataataagtaaatagtacatcaatGTTTATTTTTCAAAGATAATCTTGATGACTGTTTGtattaacatatgacattatattttatttaacacgtgcaatatacgagtttttttataaatatatatttttattatttattatataaaattatatttatgcaaCACGTATAATAAACGGGGTTTTAACATAGTATTTAATATCCAAGTATAAGTCAAgagtttaatatatttttgtttTGGATTAACTTTGCCTTTTGAATTATTAAGCAAGTCCACTCTG contains the following coding sequences:
- the LOC110891299 gene encoding aquaporin TIP1-1; this encodes MPIRSIAIGQHHEFSHPDTIKAGLAEFISTLIFVFAGSGSGMAFAKLTNDGAATPTGLLAAAIAHALALFVAVSVGANISGGHVNPAVTFGAFVGGNISFIRGVVYVIAQLLGSTVACLLLKFVTNDMAVGAFSLSAGVGVSNALVFEIVMTFGLVYTVYATAVDPKKGTLGTIAPIAIGFIVGANILAGGAFTGASMNPAVSFGPALVSWTWANHWIYWVGPLVGGGLAGLIYELLFINQTHDHLPTSA